The Nesterenkonia xinjiangensis genome contains a region encoding:
- a CDS encoding PLP-dependent aminotransferase family protein, which yields MTDSSTRVEEHLRRWMASAPPGSRLPSSRALVAQLHVSPVTVQSAVGRLAALGLVESRPGAGTFLRGTGPRTASDHRWQTAALALTGGEPRGLPAALRPAAEGRIALHAAYPEPDLLPRRLLQSAWSRVGRTESALRRPPAAGLPELRSWFAQAIGGSAGTGAPSSTDVTIVPGSQSGLAATFGALVGAGRPILMESPTYWGAILAARHIGARIVAVPTGPQGPDPDQVRMAFEETGARTFYAQPAWANPTGSCWAPDRARAIMEIVRSRGAFLIEDDYARDFGIAPGPEPLAADDPDGHVVHLRSLTKSVSPSVRVAAVIARGPARARIQGACQAESMYVSAALQEVAMEVVTRPAWKTHLRHLRGELEQRRDAMVQAVHQHIPEARLETIPTGGLHLWLQLPELGDMPDFIAACEARGVVVAGGDEWFPAEPAGSHLRLSYSGPQPEEHQEAVRRIGEVLRECLEAQG from the coding sequence ATGACAGATAGTAGCACTCGTGTCGAGGAGCACCTGCGGCGCTGGATGGCATCGGCGCCCCCCGGCAGCCGGCTGCCCAGCAGCCGTGCGCTCGTCGCCCAACTGCACGTCAGCCCGGTCACGGTGCAGAGCGCCGTCGGACGCCTGGCCGCTCTGGGCCTGGTGGAGAGCCGACCCGGTGCGGGGACCTTCCTCCGCGGCACAGGCCCCCGCACGGCCAGCGACCACCGCTGGCAGACCGCCGCGCTGGCGCTGACCGGGGGAGAGCCCCGCGGCCTCCCCGCGGCCCTGCGACCTGCCGCCGAGGGCAGGATCGCCCTGCACGCCGCCTACCCTGAACCGGATCTGCTGCCCCGGCGCCTGCTGCAGTCGGCCTGGTCCCGGGTCGGCCGGACAGAGTCGGCGCTGCGACGACCCCCGGCCGCGGGGCTTCCGGAGCTGCGCTCATGGTTCGCGCAGGCGATCGGCGGGAGCGCAGGCACGGGTGCGCCGTCGTCGACCGACGTCACCATCGTGCCCGGGAGCCAGAGCGGACTGGCCGCCACCTTCGGCGCGCTCGTCGGCGCAGGCCGTCCGATCCTCATGGAGTCCCCGACCTACTGGGGAGCGATCCTCGCCGCCCGGCACATCGGCGCCCGCATCGTCGCCGTGCCGACCGGCCCGCAGGGGCCGGATCCCGATCAGGTGCGGATGGCCTTCGAAGAGACCGGCGCCCGCACCTTCTACGCGCAGCCGGCCTGGGCGAACCCCACCGGCTCCTGCTGGGCCCCGGACCGGGCGCGCGCGATCATGGAGATCGTCAGATCCCGGGGCGCCTTCCTCATCGAGGACGACTACGCCCGTGACTTCGGGATCGCTCCCGGCCCGGAGCCCCTGGCCGCCGACGACCCCGACGGGCACGTCGTGCACCTGCGCTCGCTCACCAAGAGCGTCTCACCCTCGGTGCGGGTGGCGGCGGTGATCGCCCGCGGGCCGGCCCGGGCCCGCATCCAAGGAGCCTGCCAGGCAGAGTCGATGTACGTCAGCGCCGCCCTGCAGGAGGTGGCGATGGAAGTGGTCACCCGCCCGGCCTGGAAGACGCACCTGCGGCATCTGCGCGGGGAGCTGGAGCAGCGCCGGGACGCGATGGTCCAGGCGGTCCATCAGCACATCCCCGAGGCCCGGCTGGAGACGATCCCCACCGGAGGCCTGCATCTGTGGCTGCAGCTGCCGGAGCTCGGCGACATGCCTGACTTCATCGCGGCCTGCGAGGCCCGCGGCGTCGTCGTCGCCGGGGGCGACGAGTGGTTCCCCGCCGAACCGGCGGGCAGCCATCTGCGGCTCAGCTACTCGGGGCCGCAGCCCGAGGAGCACCAGGAGGCGGTGCGGCGCATCGGAGAGGTGCTGCGGGAATGCCTCGAGGCGCAGGGCTGA
- a CDS encoding uroporphyrinogen-III synthase: protein MPAASALPQTLAGFRIGVTSDRRSEDLISAFERRGAEVMHAPALRIAPMTESVTLQRDTRLVTEARPDHTIITTAYGMRRWAEAADAYGLGTELHEALEGSSILVRGPKARGAVRAAGLDDDGAADDERTATVIDMLLARDLTGKTVAFQLHGRTDHEQIARIESAGARVITVMPYAWAKPEEDSALLRMIDAVIERQLDIVTFTAAPAVDAFLEVAHQYGRAAALLEAFRSDVVSAAVGDVTAAPLHESGVRPITPQRWRLGAMIRLVCEHLEEHQTLRLETRHGPVEMRGSEVRFPEVTERPVRLAPGPLALMRALVKAEGAVLSREHLLQVLGHCDSEHALEMWVSRLRKALPASGVVTTVVKRGYRLAV from the coding sequence CTGCCGGCGGCCTCCGCACTGCCGCAGACGCTGGCAGGCTTCCGCATCGGCGTGACCTCGGACCGCCGCAGCGAGGATCTGATCTCCGCCTTCGAGCGGCGTGGCGCGGAGGTCATGCATGCCCCGGCGCTGCGCATCGCACCGATGACCGAATCGGTGACGCTGCAGCGGGACACCCGACTGGTGACCGAGGCGCGTCCCGATCACACGATCATCACCACCGCCTACGGAATGCGCCGGTGGGCCGAGGCCGCCGACGCCTACGGTCTGGGCACCGAGCTCCACGAAGCCCTGGAGGGCTCCAGCATCCTGGTGCGCGGCCCCAAGGCGCGCGGCGCAGTGCGAGCCGCCGGGCTCGACGACGACGGCGCCGCCGACGACGAGCGCACCGCCACGGTGATCGACATGCTGCTGGCCCGGGACCTCACCGGGAAGACCGTGGCGTTCCAGCTGCACGGCCGCACCGACCACGAGCAGATCGCCCGCATCGAGTCGGCGGGCGCGCGGGTGATCACGGTCATGCCCTACGCCTGGGCGAAGCCGGAGGAGGACTCCGCGCTGCTGCGGATGATCGACGCCGTCATCGAACGGCAGCTGGACATCGTCACCTTCACCGCAGCTCCCGCGGTGGACGCGTTCCTGGAGGTCGCCCATCAGTACGGCAGGGCGGCCGCCCTGTTGGAGGCGTTCCGCTCGGACGTCGTCTCCGCCGCCGTCGGGGACGTGACGGCTGCGCCGCTGCACGAGTCCGGGGTCCGGCCGATCACGCCCCAGCGCTGGCGGCTGGGCGCGATGATCCGGCTGGTCTGTGAGCATCTCGAGGAGCATCAGACGCTGCGCCTGGAGACCCGGCACGGCCCGGTGGAGATGCGTGGCTCCGAGGTCCGCTTCCCGGAGGTCACCGAGCGGCCGGTGCGTCTGGCCCCAGGGCCCCTCGCGCTCATGCGCGCGCTGGTCAAGGCCGAAGGCGCGGTGCTCTCCCGGGAGCATCTGCTGCAGGTGCTGGGCCACTGCGACTCCGAGCATGCCCTGGAGATGTGGGTCTCGCGGCTGCGCAAGGCGCTGCCCGCCTCCGGAGTGGTGACCACGGTGGTCAAGCGGGGCTACCGGCTGGCGGTGTGA